TTTCCTTGCGGCCACAATACCTGCGCCAAATGCCATCTCGCCGTGGGTGAGGGTAGGACCGTCCTCTATGACCAACACTCTTTTGTTCCGAATCTTCTCTGGATCATCACAGAAGACAGGAGAGGCGGCATCTACTATGGTCGCTTTCGGATTGACCTCACGAATGTTGCTCCTCACTTCCTCCACATCCTCTGCTGCTGCGGAATCGATCTTGTTGATTATTGCCACGTCAGCCATTCTCAGATTCGCCTCACCCGGATGGTAGAAGAGCTCATCTCCTGGCCTGAGCGCATCAAGAAGGACTATGTGGAGGTCACTCCTGTAAAAGGGGAAGTCGTTGTTCCCTCCATCCCATACGATAATGTCAGCCTCTTTCTCAGCGCGTTTCAGAATCTCGAAGTAGTCAACACCAGCATAGACGGTGACACCCATTCTTATCAGAGGTTCGAACTCTTCCCTTTCCTCGATGGTGCAGTCATGCTTTTTCAGATCTTTCAGATCCTCAAACCTCTGCCAGATTTGTTTCTTCAGGTCACCATACGGCATCGGATGTCTGACCGCCACCACCTTCTTCTTTCTCTCCATTAGAAGGCGGCAGACTTTCCTTGTCGTCTGGCTCTTGCCACAACCTGTCCTTACCGCACAGACAGCAACCACAGGCACTTTCGCCTTAAGCATACAGCACTCAGGACCCATGAACATGAAGTCTGCACCAGCAGCGATTACCTCTGAGGCCACTGACATGACATGACGGTATGAAACATCACTGTAGCAAAACGCGACCACATGCACATCGTGCTTCTTTATCAAATCTTTCAGTTTGGGTTCTGGATGGATCGGTATGCCCCTGGGATATAGCTTACCTGCGAGGGCAGATGGATATTTCCTCTCGTCTATGTCAGGAATCTGGGTTGCTGTAAAGGCGACAACCTTGTAGGTGTTATTGTTTCTGAAAAATACGTTGAAGTTGTGGAAGTCTCTTCCAGCAGCACCCATGATTATGACTTTACGCATCTTCTCAGTGTGCTCCTTGTAAGGAAGTTCTTACTCTAATCCAGAGTGTTCCGACAGTGCAGCTAGTGCTTCGATTCGCAAATACAGTGACGTTCCATTCAAGGGACATTGCCCCACGTCGCTCACTCAGCACTAGTCCTGGGTGAATGAATTCGTCATCGAATTTATGAATCGAAGGGTTAGTCTATGCCCTGGGCCTTCTGAAGTGTCCCAGAGAAGTCAACAAAGATTGTCTTCCACTCTGTGCACTCGTCCAGAGCCGTTGTTCCTGCCTCCCTGTGGCCGTTACCAGTCCCCTTCGTTCCGCCGAAGGGTGTGTGAACCTCGGCACCTATGGTCCCTGTATTGATGTAGCAGATCCCTGTGTATATGTCTCGCATGGCCACAAATGCCTTGTTCACATCCTGTGTGTAGATAGAACTGGACAGGCCGAAATCCGTGTTGTTGTTGACTTCGATAGCCTCCTCAAGAGATTCCACTGTGATTATACTCAGGACCGGGCCGAATATCTCCTCCTGGGCAATCCTCATGTTGGGTTTCACGTCTCCAAAGACTGTGGGTTTGAAGAAGAATCCCTTGGAAAGTTCACCAGTGGTTGCCGGTTCGCCGCCGCAGAGAAGCTTCGCACCCTCCTTCTTCCCTATGCCCACATATTCGTGTATCTTGTTCAACTGGTCTTCATTTATTACCGGACCGACCTCAGTCTCGGGCCTGAGCCCATCACTCAATC
The sequence above is a segment of the candidate division TA06 bacterium genome. Coding sequences within it:
- a CDS encoding GTPase, with the protein product MRKVIIMGAAGRDFHNFNVFFRNNNTYKVVAFTATQIPDIDERKYPSALAGKLYPRGIPIHPEPKLKDLIKKHDVHVVAFCYSDVSYRHVMSVASEVIAAGADFMFMGPECCMLKAKVPVVAVCAVRTGCGKSQTTRKVCRLLMERKKKVVAVRHPMPYGDLKKQIWQRFEDLKDLKKHDCTIEEREEFEPLIRMGVTVYAGVDYFEILKRAEKEADIIVWDGGNNDFPFYRSDLHIVLLDALRPGDELFYHPGEANLRMADVAIINKIDSAAAEDVEEVRSNIREVNPKATIVDAASPVFCDDPEKIRNKRVLVIEDGPTLTHGEMAFGAGIVAARKYGARELVDPKPHAVGSTRESFEKYPEIGSLLPAMGYGSEQIKDLEKTINKVDCDCVIVATPVDLSKLIKIKKPSVRVTYEIDEIGKPDLRGVIDDFLKKK